A genomic segment from Gadus morhua chromosome 4, gadMor3.0, whole genome shotgun sequence encodes:
- the LOC115542275 gene encoding rho guanine nucleotide exchange factor 7 isoform X2: protein MNSAEQTVTWLITLGVLDSPKKRISDPESFLQSSLRDGVVLCRLLERLRPGTVLGKVFSDPRAESECQSNISEFLQVCSVFSVEPFEASDLLQGQDISRVLTCLVALNKATEERGPVEDDVCLRHPISSSRIKSFESLNTQCQSSKLLQPQYRSLDMSEGSGCGQTLVKARFPFQQTNEDELSFSKGDLITVLRQEEGGWWEGALGGRTGWFPNNYVREVKDSEKLLSPRSGTLKSPPKGFDTTIVNKTYYNVVLQNILETESEYSRELQSLLVSYLRSLHPTEKLCSPDIALIQGNLEEISTFQQMLVQSLEERTKLPEAQQRVGGFFLGLMSQMKTLYMAYCSNHPSAVNVLTQHSEELGAYMESKGACVPGILTLTTGLSKAFTRLDRYPTLLKELDRHMEDHHPDRADLHTCMTAFKLLASQCLEVRKRKELELQILTEPIRNWEGDDIRTLGPVLHMVQTGVFTQGCLERNERYLLLFAHTLLILSPSPRMSGFIYQGRIPLSGMLISRMEDGDNIRNAFEISGSHCERMQVTCNSHEELQEWLDLLTKHTHTPSAHAHTPAQPPATHTPTPHPATPSRHSESCGGGGGGPFGFGGGTPTGYHTLPHMAPSSTPTYGSFGGGSVWGSLEPPSSPRPWSQSCLRPAPPLRPSATLCYKEDQNKSPKNMKKLLPKRKPERKPSEEDFTARKSTAALEEDAQILKVIEAYCTSARTRQTLNSNSSRKDVHVLFPEEEKIIVEEMKSNGQTVVEERSLVDTVYGLRDEVQDLKQDNKRMRRTLEEEQRARKEMERVVRRVLKNLNDPSWDETNL, encoded by the exons GTGTTCTCTGACCCGCGAGCGGAGAGCGAGTGCCAGAGTAACATCAGCGAGTTTCTGCAGGTCTGCAGCGTCTTCTCCGTGGAG CCCTTTGAGGCCAGCGATCTCCTGCAGGGCCAGGACATTTCCAGGGTTCTCACCTGCCTGGTGGCCCTCAACAAAGCTACCGAAG AAAGGGGTCCGGTGGAGGACGACGTGTGCCTGCGCCACCCCATCTCCTCATCGCGGATCAAGTCCTTTGAGTCCTTGAACACTCAGTGCCAGTCCTCCAAGCTGCTGCAGCCGCAGTACCGAAGCCTG GACATGTCAGAGGGCAGTGGGTGTGGCCAGACGCTAGTGAAGGCCCGCTTCCCCTTCCAGCAGACCAATGAGGACGAGCTGTCCTTCTCCAAGGGCGACCTCATTACCGTCCTgcggcaggaggaggggggctggtgGGAGGGGGCCCTCGGGGGCCGGACCGGGTGGTTTCCAAACAACTACGTGCGGGAGGTCAAAGACAGCG AGAAGCTGCTGTCTCCGAGGTCTGGCACCCTGAAGAGCCCCCCGAAAGGCTTTGACACCACCATCGTCAACAAGACCTACTACAATGTG GTCTTGCAGAACATCCTGGAGACGGAGAGTGAATATTCCAGAGAGCTCCAGAGTCTTCTCGTCTCCTACCTGCGCTCTCTTCACCCCACAgagaa aTTGTGTAGCCCCGACATCGCTCTCATCCAGGGAAACTTGGAGGAGATCTCCACCTTCCAGCAGATGTTGGTTCAGTCCCTGGAGGAACGTACCAA gctgCCCGAGGCCCAGCAGCGTGTGGGAGGGTTCTTCCTGGGTCTGATGTCCCAGATGAAGACTCTGTACATGGCCTACTGCTCCAACCACCCCTCCGCCGTCAACGTCCTCACACAGCACAG tgaggaGCTCGGGGCCTACATGGAGTCCAAAGGGGCCTGTGTGCCGGGGATCCTGACTCTGACCACAGGGCTGAGCAAGGCCTTCACCCGGCTGGACCGCTACCCCACCCTGCTGAAGGAGCTGGACCGGCACATGGAG gaCCATCACCCTGACCGAGCGGACCTCCACACCTGCATGACGGCCTTCAAACTGCTGGCG tcTCAGTGCCtggaggtgaggaagaggaaggagctgGAGCTGCAGATCCTCACGgagccaatcaggaactgggAGGGCGATGACATCAGAACCCTTGGCCCGGTCCTCCACATGGTCCAGACCGGTGTCTTCACTCAGGGCTGCCTG gAAAGGAATGAGCGCTACCTCCTTCTCTTCGCTCACACCCTGCTCATactctcccccagccccaggaTGAGTGGGTTCatctaccag GGGAGGATCCCGCTGTCCGGAATGCTTATCTCCCGGATGGAAGACGGAGACAACATCAGGAACGCTTTTGAAATATCCG gcagccATTGTGAGAGGATGCAGGTGACCTGCAACAGCCATGAGGAGCTCCAGGAGTGGCTGGACCTgctcaccaaacacacacacacgccctcggcacacgcgcacacaccggcCCAACCGCCCGCCACTCACACG ccaaccccccacccagccacccCCTCCAGGCACTCAGAGTCctgtggtggcggcggcggcggtcccTTCGGCTTCGGGGGCGGGACCCCCACAGGCTACCACACCCTGCCCCACatggccccctcctccacccccacctacGGGTCCTTCGGCGGGGGCTCGGTCTGGGGCAGCCTGGAGCCGCCCTCCAGCCCCCGGCCGTGGAGCCAGAGCTGCCTGCGCCCCGCGCCCCCGCTGCGGCCCTCCGCCACCCTCTGCTACAAGGAG gacCAGAATAAAAGTCCAAAGAACATGAAGAAGCTGCTGCCCAAGAGGAAGCCGGAGAGGAAGCCCTCAGAGGAGGACTTCACCGCCAGGAAGA gTACGGCAGCGCTGGAGGAGGACGCCCAGATCCTTAAAGTGATTGAGGCGTACTGCACCAGCGCCCGCACCCGCCAGACCCTCAACTCca ACTCCAGCCGCAAGGACGTGCACGTGCTGTTCCCCGAGGAGGAGAAGATCAtcgtggaggagatgaagagcaaCGGCCAGAccgtggtggaggagag AAGCCTGGTGGATACAGTGTACGGTCTGAGAGATGAAGTCCAGGACCTCAAACAG GACAACAAGAGGATGCGTCGcacgctggaggaggagcagagggcgaGGAAGGAGATGGAGCGGGTGGTGCGGCGCGTGCTGAAGAACCTCAACGACCCGTCCTGGGACGAGACCAACCTCTGA
- the LOC115542275 gene encoding rho guanine nucleotide exchange factor 7 isoform X1, producing the protein MNSAEQTVTWLITLGVLDSPKKRISDPESFLQSSLRDGVVLCRLLERLRPGTVLGKVFSDPRAESECQSNISEFLQVCSVFSVEPFEASDLLQGQDISRVLTCLVALNKATEERGPVEDDVCLRHPISSSRIKSFESLNTQCQSSKLLQPQYRSLDMSEGSGCGQTLVKARFPFQQTNEDELSFSKGDLITVLRQEEGGWWEGALGGRTGWFPNNYVREVKDSEKLLSPRSGTLKSPPKGFDTTIVNKTYYNVVLQNILETESEYSRELQSLLVSYLRSLHPTEKLCSPDIALIQGNLEEISTFQQMLVQSLEERTKLPEAQQRVGGFFLGLMSQMKTLYMAYCSNHPSAVNVLTQHSEELGAYMESKGACVPGILTLTTGLSKAFTRLDRYPTLLKELDRHMEDHHPDRADLHTCMTAFKLLASQCLEVRKRKELELQILTEPIRNWEGDDIRTLGPVLHMVQTGVFTQGCLERNERYLLLFAHTLLILSPSPRMSGFIYQGRIPLSGMLISRMEDGDNIRNAFEISGSHCERMQVTCNSHEELQEWLDLLTKHTHTPSAHAHTPAQPPATHTPTPHPATPSRHSESCGGGGGGPFGFGGGTPTGYHTLPHMAPSSTPTYGSFGGGSVWGSLEPPSSPRPWSQSCLRPAPPLRPSATLCYKEDQNKSPKNMKKLLPKRKPERKPSEEDFTARKSTAALEEDAQILKVIEAYCTSARTRQTLNSTWQGTDLMHNHVLADAHLVVTVDAATAPATGAVPCADQSEDSENDSVWISPSYRMMSLQHSSRKDVHVLFPEEEKIIVEEMKSNGQTVVEERSLVDTVYGLRDEVQDLKQDNKRMRRTLEEEQRARKEMERVVRRVLKNLNDPSWDETNL; encoded by the exons GTGTTCTCTGACCCGCGAGCGGAGAGCGAGTGCCAGAGTAACATCAGCGAGTTTCTGCAGGTCTGCAGCGTCTTCTCCGTGGAG CCCTTTGAGGCCAGCGATCTCCTGCAGGGCCAGGACATTTCCAGGGTTCTCACCTGCCTGGTGGCCCTCAACAAAGCTACCGAAG AAAGGGGTCCGGTGGAGGACGACGTGTGCCTGCGCCACCCCATCTCCTCATCGCGGATCAAGTCCTTTGAGTCCTTGAACACTCAGTGCCAGTCCTCCAAGCTGCTGCAGCCGCAGTACCGAAGCCTG GACATGTCAGAGGGCAGTGGGTGTGGCCAGACGCTAGTGAAGGCCCGCTTCCCCTTCCAGCAGACCAATGAGGACGAGCTGTCCTTCTCCAAGGGCGACCTCATTACCGTCCTgcggcaggaggaggggggctggtgGGAGGGGGCCCTCGGGGGCCGGACCGGGTGGTTTCCAAACAACTACGTGCGGGAGGTCAAAGACAGCG AGAAGCTGCTGTCTCCGAGGTCTGGCACCCTGAAGAGCCCCCCGAAAGGCTTTGACACCACCATCGTCAACAAGACCTACTACAATGTG GTCTTGCAGAACATCCTGGAGACGGAGAGTGAATATTCCAGAGAGCTCCAGAGTCTTCTCGTCTCCTACCTGCGCTCTCTTCACCCCACAgagaa aTTGTGTAGCCCCGACATCGCTCTCATCCAGGGAAACTTGGAGGAGATCTCCACCTTCCAGCAGATGTTGGTTCAGTCCCTGGAGGAACGTACCAA gctgCCCGAGGCCCAGCAGCGTGTGGGAGGGTTCTTCCTGGGTCTGATGTCCCAGATGAAGACTCTGTACATGGCCTACTGCTCCAACCACCCCTCCGCCGTCAACGTCCTCACACAGCACAG tgaggaGCTCGGGGCCTACATGGAGTCCAAAGGGGCCTGTGTGCCGGGGATCCTGACTCTGACCACAGGGCTGAGCAAGGCCTTCACCCGGCTGGACCGCTACCCCACCCTGCTGAAGGAGCTGGACCGGCACATGGAG gaCCATCACCCTGACCGAGCGGACCTCCACACCTGCATGACGGCCTTCAAACTGCTGGCG tcTCAGTGCCtggaggtgaggaagaggaaggagctgGAGCTGCAGATCCTCACGgagccaatcaggaactgggAGGGCGATGACATCAGAACCCTTGGCCCGGTCCTCCACATGGTCCAGACCGGTGTCTTCACTCAGGGCTGCCTG gAAAGGAATGAGCGCTACCTCCTTCTCTTCGCTCACACCCTGCTCATactctcccccagccccaggaTGAGTGGGTTCatctaccag GGGAGGATCCCGCTGTCCGGAATGCTTATCTCCCGGATGGAAGACGGAGACAACATCAGGAACGCTTTTGAAATATCCG gcagccATTGTGAGAGGATGCAGGTGACCTGCAACAGCCATGAGGAGCTCCAGGAGTGGCTGGACCTgctcaccaaacacacacacacgccctcggcacacgcgcacacaccggcCCAACCGCCCGCCACTCACACG ccaaccccccacccagccacccCCTCCAGGCACTCAGAGTCctgtggtggcggcggcggcggtcccTTCGGCTTCGGGGGCGGGACCCCCACAGGCTACCACACCCTGCCCCACatggccccctcctccacccccacctacGGGTCCTTCGGCGGGGGCTCGGTCTGGGGCAGCCTGGAGCCGCCCTCCAGCCCCCGGCCGTGGAGCCAGAGCTGCCTGCGCCCCGCGCCCCCGCTGCGGCCCTCCGCCACCCTCTGCTACAAGGAG gacCAGAATAAAAGTCCAAAGAACATGAAGAAGCTGCTGCCCAAGAGGAAGCCGGAGAGGAAGCCCTCAGAGGAGGACTTCACCGCCAGGAAGA gTACGGCAGCGCTGGAGGAGGACGCCCAGATCCTTAAAGTGATTGAGGCGTACTGCACCAGCGCCCGCACCCGCCAGACCCTCAACTCca CCTGGCAGGGCACCGACCTCATGCACAATCACGTGCTGGCCGACGCCCACCTCGTCGTGACCGTGGACGCCGCCACCGCCCCGGCCACGGGCGCGGTGCCGTGcgctgaccaatcagaggactCGGAAAATGACAGTGTCTGGATCTCGCCTAGCTACAGGATGATGTCGCTGCAGC ACTCCAGCCGCAAGGACGTGCACGTGCTGTTCCCCGAGGAGGAGAAGATCAtcgtggaggagatgaagagcaaCGGCCAGAccgtggtggaggagag AAGCCTGGTGGATACAGTGTACGGTCTGAGAGATGAAGTCCAGGACCTCAAACAG GACAACAAGAGGATGCGTCGcacgctggaggaggagcagagggcgaGGAAGGAGATGGAGCGGGTGGTGCGGCGCGTGCTGAAGAACCTCAACGACCCGTCCTGGGACGAGACCAACCTCTGA